The proteins below are encoded in one region of Drosophila santomea strain STO CAGO 1482 chromosome 2R, Prin_Dsan_1.1, whole genome shotgun sequence:
- the LOC120446943 gene encoding small nuclear ribonucleoprotein F — MSAGMPINPKPFLNGLTGKPVLVKLKWGQEYKGFLVSVDGYMNMQLANTEEVIEGSVTGNLGEVLIRCNNVLYIKGMEDDDEEGEMRD, encoded by the coding sequence ATGTCGGCTGGTATGCCCATCAACCCCAAGCCGTTCCTGAACGGCCTGACGGGAAAACCGGTGCTGGTGAAGCTGAAGTGGGGTCAGGAGTACAAGGGCTTCCTGGTCTCAGTCGACGGCTACATGAACATGCAGCTGGCCAATACGGAGGAAGTGATCGAGGGCTCCGTCACCGGGAATCTCGGCGAGGTGCTCATCCGCTGCAACAACGTGCTGTACATCAAGGGCAtggaggacgacgacgaggagggcGAGATGCGCGACTAG
- the LOC120446869 gene encoding cytochrome P450 6g1 yields MVLTEVLFLVVAVLVALYTWFQRNHSYWQRKGIPFVPPTPIIGNTKVVFKMENSFGMHLSEIYNDPRLTDEAVVGIYSMNKPGLIIRDTELIKSILIKDFNRFHNRYARCDPHRDPLGYNNLFFVRDAHWKDIRTKLTPVFTSGKVKQMYTLMQEIGKDLELALKRHEEKSSGKFITEIKEICAQFSTDSIATIAFGIRANSLENPNAEFRNYGRKLFTFNISRAKDFFVAFFLPKLVSLLRIQFLTPDFSHFLRSTIGHVMKEREQSGLLRNDLIDVLVALRKEAAAEPSKPHYARNQDFLVAQAGVFFTAGFETSSSTMSFALYELAKHPKMQHRLREEINEALLEGGGSLTYEKIQSLEYLAMVVDEVLRMYPVLPFLDREYESVQGQPDLSLKPYYDYTLENGTPVFIPIYALHHDPKYWTNPRQFDPERFSPENRKSIVAMAYQPFGSGPHNCIGSRIGLLQSKLGLVSVLKNHSVRDCEATIKQMKFDPKGFVLQADGGIHLEVVNDRLYEESAQSVQ; encoded by the exons ATGGTGTTGACCGAGGTCCTCTTCCTGGTGGTCGCCGTACTGGTGGCGCTCTACACGTGGTTCCAGCGCAACCACAGCTACTGGCAGCGCAAGGGCATACCCTTTGTCCCACCCACACCGATCATTGGAAACACGAAGGTGGTGTTCAAGATGGAGAACTCCTTTGGCATGCACCTCTCGGAGATATACAACGATCCTCGGCTGACGGACGAGGCTGTGGTGGGGATCTACTCCATGAACAAACCCGGCTTGATTATTCGCGACACAGAGCTGATCAAATCCATTTTGATCAAGGACTTCAATCGTTTCCACAACCGCTACGCCCGCTGCGATCCCCACCGTGATCCCTTGGGCTATAACAACTTATTCTTCGTGCGGGATGCCCATTGGAAGGACATTCGCACCAAGCTCACCCCCGTTTTCACCAGCGGAAAGGTTAAGCAGATGTACACCTTGATGCAAGAG ATTGGAAAAGATTTGGAGTTGGCACTGAAGAGACATGAAGAGAAGAGCTCAGGGAAATTCATAACGGAAATCAAGGAGATCTGCGCCCAGTTCTCCACGGACAGCATTGCCACCATTGCATTCGGAATCCGTGCCAACAGCCTGGAAAATCCCAACGCAGAGTTCCGTAACTACGGACGCAAGTTGTTTACCTTTAACATATCCCGTGCCAAGGACTTCTTTGTGGCCTTCTTCCTGCCCAAGCTGGTGTCGCTGCTGCGCATCCAGTTCCTCACGCCGGACTTTTCCCACTTCCTGCGAAGCACCATTGGTCACGTCATGAAGGAGCGGGAGCAATCAGGATTGCTTCGCAACGATCTCATAGATGTTTTGGTGGCTCTGCGAAAGGAGGCGGCTGCCGAGCCCTCGAAACCTCACTATGCCAGGAACCAGGACTTCCTGGTGGCCCAGGCCGGAGTATTCTTCACGGCGGGATTTGAGACCTCCTCCTCGACAATGTCCTTTGCTCTGTACGAGCTGGCCAAGCATCCAAAAATGCAGCATCGCCTGCGCGAGGAGATCAACGAAGCTCTGCTGGAGGGCGGTGGGTCATTGACCTACGAGAAGATCCAGTCCCTGGAGTACTTGGCCATGGTGGTGGACGAGGTGCTGCGCATGTATCCGGTGCTGCCGTTCCTGGACCGCGAGTACGAGAGTGTGCAGGGACAGCCGGATTTGAGCCTGAAGCCGTACTACGACTATACCCTTGAGAACGGAACCCCAGTGTTTATACCCATCTATGCCTTACATCATGATCCAAAG TACTGGACCAATCCCAGACAGTTCGATCCGGAGCGCTTCTCTCCCGAGAACCGCAAGTCCATAGTGGCCATGGCATACCAACCCTTCGGTTCCGGACCCCACAACTGCATTGGCAGCCGGATTGGCCTGCTCCAGAGCAAACTGGGACTGGTCAGCGTGTTGAAGAATCACTCGGTGCGGGACTGCGAGGCCACCataaagcaaatgaaattcgATCCCAAGGGTTTCGTGCTCCAAGCTGACGGCGGAATCCACCTGGAGGTGGTCAACGATCGTCTCTACGAGGAGAGCGCCCAATCGGTCCAATGA
- the LOC120446870 gene encoding probable cytochrome P450 6g2 — MELLLLILVVSLIGIAYVALQQHYSYWRRMGVREIKPKWIVGNLMGLLNMQKSPAEFISQLYNHPDAENEPFVGIHVFHKPALLLRDPEMVRNILVKDFGGFSNRYSNSDHKADPLGSQNIFFLKNPAWKEVRLKLSPFFTGNRLKQMFPLIEEVGASLDAHLRQQPLHNERMRCFDLEAKELCALYTTDVIATVAYGVSANSFTDPKGEFRRHGRSVFEFSLLRAAEFTLVFFLPHLVPFFGFKVVPAEATSFMRKTINYVMSERERSGQKRNDLIDILIEFRKSTQQAKQAGLKDQFVFEGDILVAQAVLFFTAGFESSSSTMAFAMYELAKDADVQQRLREEIKDALVESGGQVTLKMIESLEFMQMILLEVLRMYPPLPFLDRECTSGKDYALAPFHKFVVPKGMPVYIPCYALHMDPQYFPQPRKFLPERFSQENRKLHTPYTYMPFGLGPHGCIGERFGFLQAKVGLVYLLRNHLVTTSERTPHRMQLEPKAIITQAKGGVHLRLVRDPLGV, encoded by the exons ATGGAACTGCTACTGCTAATCCTCGTGGTATCCCTAATAGGGATAGCATATGTGGCACTGCAGCAGCACTACTCCTATTGGCGGCGAATGGGAGTACGCGAAATCAAGCCCAAATGGATAGTGGGCAATCTAATGGGACTGCTCAACATGCAGAAAAGTCCCGCGGAATTTATATCCCAACTGTATAACCATCCCGATGCGGAGAACGAGCCCTTCGTGGGCATCCACGTGTTCCACAAGCCGGCGCTGCTTTTGAGAGACCCCGAAATGGTGAGGAATATCCTGGTCAAGGATTTCGGTGGATTCTCCAACCGGTACTCGAACTCTGACCACAAAGCAGATCCTTTGGGATCCCAGAACATATTCTTTCTGAAGAACCCCGCCTGGAAGGAGGTGCGTTTGAAGCTATCGCCCTTCTTTACCGGCAATCGATTGAAGCAGATGTTTCCCTTGATCGAGGAGGTTGGTGCCAGCCTGGATGCCCATCTTCGCCAGCAGCCGCTGCATAACGAGCGGATGCGCTGCTTCGACTTGGAGGCCAAGGAACTGTGTGCTCTCTACACCACGGACGTGATAGCCACGGTGGCGTACGGAGTGAGTGCCAACAGTTTCACTGATCCAAAGGGCGAGTTCCGCAGACATGGACGATCTGTGTTCGAGTTCAGCCTTCTGCGGGCGGCGGAGTTCACTCTGGTTTTTTTCTTGCCCCACCTGGTTCCGTTTTTTGGATTCAAGGTGGTGCCGGCGGAAGCCACTAGTTTCATGCGCAAGACCATCAACTATGTGATGTCGGAGAGGGAGAGATCTGGACAGAAACGCAACGATCTCATCGACATCCTCATTGAGTTCCGGAAGAGCACCCAGCAGGCAAAGCAAGCTGGGCTAAAGGATCAGTTTGTGTTCGAGGGCGACATCCTGGTTGCCCAGGCGGTACTCTTCTTCACCGCCGGCTTTGAGTCCTCCTCCTCGACCATGGCATTCGCGATGTACGAGCTGGCCAAGGATGCGGATGTACAACAGCGACTGAGGGAGGAGATCAAAGATGCCCTGGTCGAAAGTGGGGGTCAGGTGACGCTGAAGATGATCGAGTCACTGGAGTTCATGCAGATGATTCTACTGGAGGTGCTGCGCATGTACCCGCCACTACCGTTTTTGGATCGAGAGTGCACTTCTGGAAAGGATTACGCGCTGGCTCCATTCCACAAGTTCGTGGTGCCCAAGGGAATGCCCGTTTACATTCCCTGCTATGCCCTGCACATGGATCCCCAG TACTTTCCACAACCCCGCAAATTCCTGCCGGAAAGATTCTCGCAAGAGAATCGCAAGCTCCACACGCCCTACACCTACATGCCCTTTGGCCTGGGTCCGCATGGCTGCATCGGCGAGAGATTTGGATTTCTCCAGGCGAAGGTGGGTCTGGTGTACCTGCTGCGCAACCACTTGGTTACCACCTCCGAGCGCACTCCACATCGCATGCAGCTGGAGCCCAAGGCGATTATCACCCAAGCCAAGGGCGGCGTCCACCTACGATTGGTTCGCGATCCTTTGGGCGTCTAA
- the LOC120446871 gene encoding probable cytochrome P450 6t3, whose product MLLLWLLLLTIVSLNIWLRHKYDYFRSRGIPYLAPSSWSPMGNLGQLLFLRISFGDFFRQLYADPRNGQAKIVGFYIFQTPALMVRDPELIRQVLIKNFNSFLNRFESADAGDPMGALTLPLAKYHHWKESRQCMSQLFTSGRMRDVMYGQMLNVTIDLENYLNRKLGDRLQRVLPLGRMCQLYTTDVTGNLFYSLNVGGLRRGRSELLTETKELFNTNPRKVLDFMSVFFLPKWTSLLKPKVFTEDYARYMRHLVEDHKEPTKGDLINQLQHFQLGRSSNHYSQHPDFVASQAGIILLAGFETSSALMGFTLYELAKAPDIQDRLRRELREAFISSATLGYDTLMALPYLKMVCLEALRLYPAAAFVNRECTSPAPEGFSLQPHVDFVVPPGMPAYISILGLHRDERYWPEPGLFNPERFAPERFKHIHPMTYIPFGAGPHGCIGSRLGVLQLKLGIAHILKQYWVEVCERTMSEIRFNPKSFMLESQDEIYLRFCRSNL is encoded by the exons ATGCTGCTCctctggctgctgttgctcaCTATTGTGTCGCTAAACATTTGGTTGAGGCACAAGTATGACTACTTTAGGAGCCGCGGGATTCCGTACTTGGCACCCTCCTCCTGGTCACCAATGGGCAATCTGGGACAACTTCTATTTCTGCGTATTTCTTTCGGCGATTTTTTTCGGCAGCTCTACGCAGATCCCCGAAATGGTCAGGCGAAGATCGTTGGCTTTTATATCTTTCAAACGCCGGCCCTTATGGTACGAGATCCGGAGCTGATCCGCCAAGTGTTGATCAAGAATTTCAACAGCTTCCTTAACCGATTCGAGTCGGCGGACGCTGGAGATCCCATGGGTGCACTGACGCTGCCGCTGGCCAAGTACCATCACTGGAAGGAGAGTCGGCAGTGCATGTCCCAGCTCTTCACCAGCGGCCGTATGCGGGATGTAATGTATGGCCAAATGTTGAATGTGACAATTGACCTGGAGAACTACCTCAATAGGAAGCTGGGGGATCGGCTGCAGCGTGTCCTCCCATTGGGAAGAATGTGCCAGTTGTACACCACCGACGTGACGGGAAATCTCTTCTATAGTCTGAATGTCGGCGGATTGCGTCGTGGGCGATCTGAGTTGCTTACGGAAACCAAAGAACTATTTAACACCAATCCCCGCAAGGTTCTGGACTTCATGAGTGTGTTCTTTCTGCCCAAGTGGACAAGTCTGCTCAAGCCAAAAGTTTTTACCGAAGACTATGCGCGGTATATGAGGCACTTGGTGGAGGATCACAAAGAGCCCACGAAGGGAGATCTCATCAATCAACTGCAGCACTTTCAGTTGGGCCGCTCATCCAACCACTATTCCCAACATCCGGATTTTGTAGCCTCCCAGGCAGGCATTATTCTGCTGGCCGGATTTGAAACCTCCTCGGCTCTGATGGGATTCACCCTCTATGAACTGGCCAAGGCACCGGATATTCAAGACCGACTGAGGAGGGAGCTAAGGGAAGCCTTTATCTCCAGTGCTACCCTAGGCTATGACACACTGATGGCGCTACCCTACCTTAAGATGGTGTGCTTGGAGGCACTGCGTCTCTATCCGGCTGCTGCCTTCGTCAACAGAGAGTGCACCAGTCCGGCACCCGAAGGATTCTCTCTGCAGCCGCATGTGGATTTCGTAGTGCCACCAGGAATGCCAGCGTACATCTCGATTCTCGGTCTCCACCGTGATGAAAGG TATTGGCCGGAACCCGGCCTCTTTAATCCCGAGAGATTCGCTCCAGAGCGCTTTAAGCACATTCACCCGATGACCTACATACCTTTTGGAGCTGGCCCACATGGCTGTATTGGTAGTCGTCTGGGCGTTCTACAACTGAAACTGGGTATAGCCCacattttaaaacaatattgGGTTGAGGTTTGTGAGCGAACAATGTCAGAGATTCGCTTCAATCCAAAGTCCTTCATGTTGGAGTCTCAGGATGAGATTTACTTACGATTCTGCAGGAGTAATTTGTAG
- the LOC120446868 gene encoding proteasome-associated protein ECM29 homolog has protein sequence METGPNAEIELLERVLLRLGNADSDEKLEAAVGKFLAPVILKMNSPHNAVRTKVVEVLTHIKRRLSSRGQVQIPVEALLDQYAAQDSSTFLKNFAIIFIAMGFPRLPMEQQTALASKVVGCEDKLESYQDKLFALLLPVLADMKIPDDPAQRSKLLDLQDKPVIGANFLSLLQDVLLLPYGITQEQDVPPGLSPYSFKRIIAYNWRAEELEKVKKGIVRFLCASVFSDVQIFVPLVVASADTRFSVATPAIAELSKLCTMLDFSSPAVTAPLYTLFAGNQNKLTDRQTRPCCARVRQKLLQYLIKCRGKSINVTKGLQVIFDGLFGTNTNQKCKVLALQFVELVLRDGPRELVSKVSRVILTGITKVIGRDSNEPNDVQNTAYSALAQHARSFPQDVSQDLKLVLGYFNNLASCAPELHSSIREALVSMAPAFAWKTKEKSDAMEVDEDIDSSSVKLDGQQHLLLAMLLDNAESKVQIVQNVTSVFLTSCYPEYYAPARYLLLLIAGERNSLRENVTTYLYGTSKKDHVNYSMLSSIDQAKNRISSESISDFNHLSLEQRRVLLPSFEVMMSHVHEMADKRLKKNTSCVVVGRTKLPYSLEVYEELLDYLRLCLWYSAGVVAAPGDEKYAHELRKYITLHYQETEDNALHQYVQFVQRSVEAKRSESNLICLYDLLNAAPELFAAKQLHLLEPLGNTLKDVSETMRINVAQVYAILWAFGLSDEKFDEEVGECLNSLTQKTLEHKHGWLLVVGHTFNRKIAMLKQENTTKDIAAWSQFVHAVKIISKSLCESQWLLVSAAVKCISMIGKAVEIPNVTVEIQVPSNDGDDDEEMTEYTSIDSSTKLVIFGVVFQLLRSSSVRQKIREESARCLGYLAIGDGEHFTKRNLEKFLTLTKIQKDAALNIAISEAIVNTLCGYDVNKGQPDEKFVNKHCNDGDFEQFLNSLIRLVTEPNPHSRQAISVWLLAVVKHCSQRPAVLAKKELLQFAFTELLSDDSEFVQDVASRGLGLVYSLSDSGSQSDLANSLLDQLIGGKRKVNQVSADTELFAEGMLGKTPTGGNITTYKELCSLASDLNQPDMIYQFMQLANHNATWTSKLGAAFGLKTLSAESRQKMQPYLGKIIPRLYRYKYDPTPKIQNSMISIWDTIVSDSKEVTERYYWEILRELLDNLTCKEWRVRIACCLAVRDLLKRPNGLKLRSEEQVRRVPTANSMDVDEVPEPELKELWFQLFRVMDDIHEGTRVTAHGTASFLGKLCVIASSSDHGKSGTAVASSTLPFLLETGVGHKVPEIRRVSIKTISDMIDSSGALIVPHLATLIPCLLRATGELENTKLSYVSTRLGADNEAQEAVDTLRAEAAKSHHTMETIGKCVRYIDYTVLEKMTPEVLELMKGSVNLGTKIGCAHFVCLISIRLGKEMTPLVGKYIRACFVGIKDRNATVRKYNASAIGHLLGLAKEQSIKSLFTKLDELYAEQPGNRSIALTIQSINKRHHELLKDYMDSMLPLIFFAMHEEPNEETKANVELWKELWIDVSPGDAGIRLNLNVIIPKLESSLTDASWSRKAQAANAIQTIATRLSSSLDEPDRLRLIKLLLSGLQGRTFEGKERLLQALAGLTKGLNRNHEICSSIIDAAMREARKREPVYRTKALASLGEILDQLEADRFEEVYNMSWNLLEKKELRKESDDEDEPSTSQELSADERNKRAQTLNRLKEVVWETLGKSWPRHSIETQHRYQLFFAENCTSILAESTRPVQVSLLAALTKYIERLHVFDESAQLPDLPQINQEKKIKTEAPAPKTREAIVEKICTDVLAAVALAAGVPHSGLKKEALNIILMLIKRLSGTKNQQPLSLIRRSFESNLEKFQRDSAPEIRCRIKDIEEKLSKLNPEN, from the exons ATGGAAACTGGACCAAATGCAGAAATTG AGCTTCTGGAGCGCGTCCTGTTGCGTCTGGGAAATGCTGACTCGGATGAGAAGCTGGAAGCCGCTGTGGGCAAGTTTCTGGCCCCGGTGATCCTCAAAATGAACTCGCCCCACAATGCGGTGCGCACAAAG GTCGTAGAAGTGCTCACCCATATCAAAAGGCGTCTCTCGTCGCGGGGACAGGTGCAAATACCCGTGGAGGCACTGCTGGATCAGTATGCCGCCCAGGATAGCAGCACCTTCCTTAAGAATTTCGCCATCATATTTATTGCCATGGGTTTTCCGCGTCTTCCGATGGAACAACAGACTGCGCTGGCCAGCAAAGTGGTGGGCTGCGAGGACAAGCTGGAGAGCTACCAGGACAAGCTATTCGCCCTACTGCTGCCCGTACTGGCGGACATGAAGATTCCCGATGACCCGGCGCAGCGCTCAAAGCTACTTGATCTACAGGACAAGCCAGTCATAGGTGCCAACTTTCTGTCACTACTCCAGGATGTGCTCCTTCTGCCCTATGGCATCACCCAGGAGCAGGATGTTCCACCTGGCCTCAGTCCGTACAGTTTTAAGCGCATCATCGCCTACAACTGGCGGGCCGAGGAGCTGGAAAAAGTGAAGAAGGGAATAGTTCGCTTCCTGTGCGCTAGTGTGTTCAGTGATGTGCAAATCTTCGTGCCGCTGGTGGTGGCTTCCGCGGACACACGTTTCAGCGTAGCCACTCCAGCAATCGCAGAGCTGAGCAAGCTCTGTACAATGCTGGATTTCAGCAGCCCAGCGGTGACTGCTCCGTTGTACACTCTGTTTGCTGGCAACCAAAACAAGTTGACTGACCGCCAGACACGTCCTTGCTGCGCCCGTGTGCGCCAAAAATTGCTGCAGTATCTTATCAAGTGCCGTGGCAAAAGCATAAACGTGACCAAGGGCCTGCAGGTGATCTTCGATGGCTTGTTTGGGACAAACACCAACCAGAAGTGCAAGGTCCTCGCGCTACAGTTTGTAGAACTGGTTCTCAGAGA TGGCCCCCGCGAACTGGTCTCGAAGGTTTCCAGGGTAATCCTTACCGGCATCACCAAAGTTATTGGGCGGGACTCCAACGAACCGAATGATGTGCAAAATACAGCGTATTCCGCATTGGCGCAACACGCTCGCAGCTTTCCGCAAGACGTGAGCCAGGATTTGAAACTAGTCCTTGGGTACTTCAATAACCTGGCCAGCTGTGCACCAGAATTGCATTCGTCCATAAGGGAAGCATTGGTTTCGATGGCTCCTGCATTCGCTTGGAAGACAAAGGAGAAGAGCGATGCAATGGAGGTTGATGAGGACATCGATTCCTCAAGCGTTAAGTTGGATGGCCAGCAGCACCTGCTATTGGCCATGCTGCTGGACAATGCAGAGTCCAAGGTGCAGATCGTGCAGAATGTAACCAGTGTTTTCCTCACCAGCTGTTATCCCGAGTATTATGCACCAGCCAGATATCTTTTGCTACTAATCGCGGGCGAGCG GAATTCCCTACGCGAGAATGTGACCACTTACTTGTACGGCACATCGAAGAAGGATCACGTAAATTACAGCATGCTCTCTTCCATCGATCAGGCTAAAAACCGCATAAGCAGCGAATCCATAAGTGACTTCAATCACCTGTCCCTGGAGCAGCGTAGAGTCCTGCTACCCAGCTTCGAGGTGATGATGTCGCACGTTCACGAGATGGCCGATAAACGCCTTAAGAAGAATACGTCCTGTGTGGTTGTAGGTCGTACAAAGCTGCCCTACAGCCTGGAGGTCTACGAGGAGCTTCTGGACTATCTGCGTCTATGCCTGTGGTACTCGGCTGGAGTGGTGGCCGCTCCCGGCGACGAGAAGTACGCCCACGAGCTGCGCAAGTACATAACCTTGCATTACCAGGAGACGGAGGATAATGCACTGCATCAATATGTGCAGTTTGTACAGCGAAGCGTGGAGGCCAAGAGAA GCGAATCCAATCTCATCTGCCTATATGACTTGTTGAATGCCGCTCCGGAACTCTTTGCTGCTAAGCAGCTGCATCTGCTGGAACCACTTGGCAACACTTTGAAGGATGTCTCAGAGACTATGCGTATTAATGTGGCCCAGGTTTATGCTATTCTCTGGGCTTTTGGTCTCTCCGATGAAAAATTCGATGAAGAAGTGGGTGAATGTCTGAATAGCCTAACGCAAAAAACCTTGGAGCACAAGCATGGCTGGCTCCTGGTGGTGGGTCACACCTTTAATCGGAAAATTGCTATGCTTAAGCAGGAGAATACGACCAAGGACATTGCTGCTTGGTCGCAGTTTGTTCATGCCGTTAAAATAATCT CAAAATCTCTTTGTGAATCCCAATGGTTGCTCGTGTCGGCAGCAGTGAAATGCATCTCCATGATCGGCAAGGCGGTGGAAATACCAAACGTCACGGTGGAGATCCAAGTTCCATCAAACGATGgagacgacgacgaggagatGACCGAGTATACGAGCATAGATTCCTCCACCAAGCTGGTTATCTTTGGCGTCGTCTTTCAATTACTGCGAAGCTCTTCGGTGCGTCAGAAGATTCGTGAGGAGTCCGCCAGATGTCTCGGATACCTGGCCATTGGCGATGGCGAACACTTCACAAAACGCAACCTGGAGAAGTTTCTCACCCTGACCAAGATTCAAAAGGATGCTGCTCTAAACATAGCCATTTCGGAAGCGATCGTTAACACACTTTGTGGCTATGATGTAAACAAGGGGCAACCTGATGAGAAGTTTGTTAATAAGCACTGCAACGACGGCGATTTTGAGCAGTTCCTGAACTCGTTAATTCGTCTGGTCACCGAACCCAATCCGCATTCCCGTCAGGCAATTTCTGTGTGGCTTCTAGCTGTGGTGAAACACTGCAGCCAACGTCCAGCtgtcttggccaaaaaggagcTGTTGCAGTTCGCTTTTACCGAACTCCTTTCAGATGATAGTG AGTTTGTCCAAGACGTTGCTTCTCGTGGCCTGGGACTGGTCTACTCGCTATCCGATTCTGGAAGCCAAAGTGATTTGGCAAATTCGCTGTTGGATCAACTAATTGGGGGAAAACGCAAAGTCAATCAGGTATCCGCAGACACTGAACTGTTTGCCGAAGGAATGCTAGGTAAAACCCCAACGGGCGGAAACATCACCACCTACAAGGAGCTTTGTTCCCTGGCATCCGATCTCAACCAGCCGGACATGATCTATCAGTTCATGCAACTGGCCAATCATAATGCCACTTGGACCAGCAAACTGGGTGCTGCTTTTGGATTGAAAACACTCTCTGCGGAATCCAGGCAGAAGATGCAGCCATATCTGGGCAAGATCATTCCTCGCCTCTATCGGTACAAGTATGATCCCACTCCCAAGATCCAGAACTCAATGATCTCCATCTGGGACACAATTGTGAGTGACTCGAAAGAGGTGACCGAGCGTTACTACTGGGAAATACTGCGCGAGCTGCTGGACAATCTCACTTGCAAGGAGTGGCGAGTGCGAATCGCGTGCTGCTTGGCAGTAAGAGATCTCTTAAAGCGTCCCAACGGCCTTAAGCTACGCTCGGAGGAGCAGGTTCGTCGGGTTCCCACCGCTAATAgtatggatgtggatgaggtTCCTGAGCCGGAACTCAAAGAGCTTTGGTTCCAGTTGTTTCGTGTAATGGATGACATTCATGAGGGCACAAGGGTAACTGCCCACGGAACTGCTTCGTTCCTCGGCAAGCTGTGTGTCATCGCCTCGTCATCGGACCATGGCAAATCCGGGACAGCCGTAGCATCATCGACATTGCCGTTTCTTCTGGAAACCGGAGTTGGTCACAAGGTACCCGAGATACGCAGAGTTAGCATCAAGACCATCTCCGACATGATAGATTCCTCAGGAGCGCTCATTGTCCCGCACCTCGCCACCCTAATTCCCTGCCTGCTACGAGCCACTGGCGAGCTGGAGAACACTAAGCTCTCCTACGTATCCACTCGCTTGGGGGCCGACAACGAGGCCCAGGAGGCGGTGGATACGTTACGAGCGGAGGCTGCTAAGTCACATCATACCATGGAAACCATTGGGAAGTGTGTCCGCTATATCGATTATACCGTTTTGGAGAAGATGACGCCCGAAGTGTTGGAGCTAATGAAGGGCAGTGTTAACCTCGGAACCAAGATTGGCTGTGCGCATTTTGTGTGTCTG ATTAGCATCCGCTTAGGCAAGGAGATGACACCTTTGGTGGGAAAGTACATTCGTGCCTGCTTTGTTGGGATCAAGGATCGCAACGCAACCGTACGCAAGTACAACGCAAGTGCCATTGGCCACCTGTTGGGCTTGGCCAAAGAGCAGTCGATCAAAAGTCTTTTCACTAAGCTGGACGAACTGTATGCAGAACAGCCAGGAAATCGCTCTATTGCACTTACTATTCAGTCCATCAACAAGCGTCACCATGAACTGCTCAAGGACTACATGGACAGTATGTTGCCGCTAATCTTCTTTGCCATGCATGAAGAGCCCAATGAAGAGACGAAAGCTAATGTCGAGCTGTGGAAGGAATTGTGGATCGACGTTAGTCCAGGGGATGCCGGCATCCGACTCAATCTAAATGTGATCATACCCAAACTGGAGTCATCTCTCACCGACGCAAGCTGGTCGCGAAAAGCCCAGGCAGCGAATGCGATCCAGACAATTGCCACTCGCCTAAGTAGCTCCTTGGATGAGCCCGACCGATTAAGGCTCATCAAACTCCTCCTAAGCGGTCTGCAGGGACGCACTTTCGAGGGCAAAGAGCGGCTGTTGCAAGCGCTGGCCGGACTTACAAAAGGATTGAATCGGAATCATGAAATCTGTTCTAGCATTATAGACGCGGCCATGAGGGAAGCAAGAAAGCGGGAACCCGTTTATCGCACCAAGGCATTGGCTTCACTTGGCGAAATTCTGGATCAACTGGAGGCGGATCGTTTTGAAGAAGTGTACAATATGAGCTGGAACCTGCTGGAAAAGAAGGAGCTGCGCAAGGAGTCTGACGACGAGGACGAGCCCAGCACCAGCCAGGAACTGTCCGCCGACGAGCGCAACAAGAGAGCTCAAACACTTAATCGACTGAAGGAGGTTGTCTGGGAGACGTTGGGTAAATCCTGGCCGCGCCACTCCATCGAGACACAGCACCGCTATCAACTCTTCTTTGCTGAAAACTGCACCAGCATTCTGGCGGAGAGCACTCGCCCAGTGCAAGTCAGTCTACTAGCAGCACTCACAAAGTACATCGAACGACTCCATGTCTTCGATGAGTCTGCCCAGTTGCCCGATCTGCCGCAGATAAACCAGGAAAAGAAGATCAAGACGGAGGCTCCGGCTCCAAAAACCCGAGAGGCAATCGTCGAGAAGATTTGCACAGATGTTTTGGCTGCAGTGGCTCTGGCCGCTGGGGTACCTCATTCCGGTTTGAAAAAGGAGGCCCTCAACATCATTCTTATGCTGATCAAGCGACTGAGTGGAACCAAGAACCAGCAGCCACTGAGTTTGATCAGGCGGAGCTTTGAATCGAATTTGGAAAAGTTCCAGCGCGATTCGGCGCCAGAAATACGATGTCGCATCAAGGACATCGAAGAAAAGCTAAGCAAGTTGAATCCAGAGAATTAA